One genomic segment of Lampris incognitus isolate fLamInc1 chromosome 2, fLamInc1.hap2, whole genome shotgun sequence includes these proteins:
- the wdr6 gene encoding WD repeat-containing protein 6 — translation METAALVAPVTALEFLDKYLLAGEGPILNVYSLLPHPKPYASLSVLQHYRIHGIRPKPHEANSKHLSAAEPCCEQETSPLAQSNIPKHFDFVVFGGKAVRLVRLIIKFSGEDHLHVEALGPLMQLHDWALDVRWLSGERHSLLGIALAHNSTLLLDANEGKALVHCSCLDGCLLYSALLVMNQSWMDSIIVGGTVFNQLVLWRPGREVNKSKHKAPVERRLLGHSGVIFSISYLQEKGWLASASDDRSVRVWAVGYLGGPGGTCGDLNPSCLRVLYGHQARVFSVHLSLGQLFSAGEDGACLVWDWAGGGKVTRTLKGHRAGGVRALAVSRGKYDDGMQEKWVATGGADGGVRLWMVEGNQKKGEEVTETLTDLKFNGQGTPKVVCVVAGGDGNASWTQSKVLVCTDHGMVYKYNSGLWELIWQGALEFHSYCVMEILTVRLRYCLYKAHLCALGNLSGGIQVFPISQPQSGVLLTGGSGKIHSLIWVKGKDSWRQGGYLLASGAEGLVHRWYIEVEADEDSRFVLNVHPLTPLLLPSCAKRWLTAAVCHPSSSLGVLWFCGDRRGSLLLFQERIKTGQKERAKGMDLGSSNKSEKDGQTSRERKEASGSRTEEENESPLQPQSCLFGVHGKQGVTSVCEYQGLLYSTGRDGCVRVFRTRPTPRELQQENKGSCRIDGTNEGLQLEVLRVQRACKGMEWLERVLILEPEASATELPEHKKEEGEEAREVHEMSQIVYTTEETTKATEKGKSARREARFVIAGFHAMHFVAWDPVRQERLLAVPCGGGHRSWSLWPAHNGLWPGYGALVFIKQGAVLASQPPAEAHIWAGSSGKTGGWGLREGVHGKGIGCVCRLGRIGQAGIRIHTMNAGNHGGIETRGWSGAKPQETEREEGDWGWEILATGGEDTSLTILAIQSNSGAVQVLSVITDHISSIRTLTAVMSPERDGDRGEKQLSLSALLISAGGRAQMQCYRLLISWDGQMQVPSCQVIQVASHRLDEQWERRRNRHQMVKTDPETRYMSVAVVDEVTDGVLLALACSDGAVRLFSVSEVIGHIELLWESFYHQRCVLSVTACSLEDGKGNRYKLLFSAATDGEIAVLDVTTSLSSLGSSLSDSPTPPIPCLSIPAHQSGVNSLAVWTHRAVQEEDSCLVTVASGGDDGQLTVSVIRVHYPEGAIEGSRQPSQSQEQSSQQQTKSQTHSPVHLHLYLHQQSHVPLAHAAPLTALRLLSPGLLTSTSPDQRLCIWRVSSAGISHCGTLYSHVADAAGLAAWEEETMVREMREGTINDVGEGKKEGREELRINVGSGAKRSTLVGGEREVWVSSKVGLEVGGKTPQEREGKEGSETGGELNLTVVKIEEKMKNTVAEDEWVGRTAGKLRDHTGSETVNKTVCVTRCEASNESVCKTRDQVIGLAVGESNRDTDDKMGSMTCKTSNETRVKKERIGWVLVCGQGLQLIQVQNTETDEEIGTKMRRDRTVMEQLVKVTLPENNIS, via the exons ATGGAGACAGCAGCTCTGGTGGCTCCAGTCACCGCTTTGGAGTTTTTGGATAAATATCTACTGGCAG GTGAGGGTCCTATCTTGAATGTGTACAGCCTCCTGCCTCACCCTAAACCCTACGCCTCACTGAGCGTGCTCCAACACTACCGTATTCATGGGATCCGACCCAAACCACATGAAGCTAATTCTAAGCACCTGTCTGCAGCAGAGCCCTGCTGTGAACAAGAAACAA gtcccctggcacagagcaatata CCCAAACACTTTGACTTTGTTGTATTTGGAGGCAAAGCTGTGAGGCTGGTGCGGCTCATCATAAAATTCAGTGGTGAGGACCATCTGCATGTGGAGGCCCTGGGTCCCCTCATGCAGCTGCATGACTGGGCCTTGGACGTCCGCTGGCTCTCTGGAGAGAGACACTCACTCCTTGGCATAGCTCTAGCTCACAACAGCACTCTTCTCCTGGATGCAAATGAAGGAAAAGCACTTGTTCATTGCTCCTGCCTGGATGGCTGTCTCCTCTACTCTGCCTTACTTGTGATGAACCAGTCCTGGATGGATTCCATCATAGTTGGGGGAACTGTCTTCAACCAGCTGGTTCTGTGGAGGCCTGGAAGAGAGGTCAACAAGTCCAAACACAAAGCCCCAGTGGAGCGGCGTCTGCTTGGGCACAGTGGGGTCATCTTTAGCATTTCCTACCTTCAAGAGAAAGGATGGCTGGCATCAGCTTCAGATGATCGCAGCGTGAGAGTGTGGGCCGTCGGGTATTTGGGGGGACCCGGCGGGACATGCGGGGACCTGAACCCTTCTTGCTTGAGGGTTTTATATGGGCACCAGGCCAGGGTGTTCTCGGTGCATCTTTCCCTAGGGCAGCTCTTCAGTGCTGGTGAAGATGGGGCTTGCTTAGTCTGGGACTGGGCTGGAGGTGGGAAGGTGACTCGGACTTTGAAGGGGCACCGTGCCGGTGGGGTGCGTGCCCTGGCTGTCAGCAGGGGTAAATATGATGATggaatgcaggagaaatgggtggCCACTGGGGGTGCTGATGGAGGGGTGAGGCTGTGGATGGTGGAAGGGAatcagaaaaagggggaagaagtgACAGAGACCCTAACAGACCTAAAGTTCAATGGTCAAGGCACTCCTAAAGTAGTATGTGTTGTTGCCGGAGGAGATGGAAATGCGAGTTGGACCCAGAGTAAAGTTTTGGTCTGTACTGATCATGGAATGGTTTACAAATACAACAGTGGATTGTGGGAACTAATATGGCAGGGAGCTCTGGAATTCCATTCCTATTGTGTCATGGAAATATTGACAGTCAGGTTGAGATACTGCCTTTACAAGGCTCATCTTTGTGCTCTGGGTAACCTCAGTGGTGGAATACAAGTCTTCCCCATTTCTCAACCCCAGTCAGGAGTACTTCTCACAGGGGGATCAGGGAAGATTCATAGTCTTATTTGGGTGAAGGGTAAAGACAGCTGGAGACAAGGGGGGTATTTGCTTGCGTCTGGGGCTGAAGGACTTGTCCATCGCTGGTATATAGAAGTGGAAGCTGATGAGGACTCTCGCTTTGTTCTCAATGTCCATCCCCTCACTCCTCTTCTTTTGCCATCTTGCGCCAAACGCTGGTTGACTGCCGCAGTGTGCCACCCTTCAAGCTCACTGGGGGTGCTGTGGTTTTGTGGCGATAGAAGAGGTTCCCTGCTTTTGTTTCAGGAAAGAATTAAAACAGGGCAAAAGGAGAGAGCGAAGGGAATGGACTTAGGTAGCAGTAACAAGAGTGAGAAAGATGGGCAAAcaagcagagagagaaagg aggcgagtgGAAGCAGAACAGAAGAGGAGAATGAGTCCCCCCTCCAGCCACAGAGCTGTCTTTTCGGCGTACATGGGAAACAAGGAGTGACATCGGTCTGTGAGTACCAGGGCCTTCTCTACAGCACTGGAAGAGACGGCTGTGTGCGGGTCTTCAGAACACGGCCAACACCACGTGAACTGCAACAAGAAAATAAGGGAAGCTGCAGAATAGACGGTACCAATGAGGGGCTTCAACTGGAGGTTCTGCGAGTTCAGCGGGCCTGCAAGGGCATGGAGTGGCTTGAGAGGGTTTTGATTTTGGAGCCGGAAGCCTCTGCAACAGAACTTCCAGAACAcaaaaaggaggagggggaggaggccaGGGAGGTGCATGAGATGAGCCAAATAGTCTATACCACAGAGGAGACGACAAAGGCAACAGAGAAAGGAAAA AGTGCAAGAAGAGAGGCGCGTTTTGTTATCGCCGGGTTTCATGCTATGCATTTTGTGGCGTGGGACCCCGTGAGGCAGGAGAGGCTGCTGGCAGTGCCCTGTGGTGGGGGGCATCGGTCCTGGAGCCTCTGGCCAGCCCACAATGGTCTATGGCCTGGATATGGAGCTCTAGTATTCATCAAGCAGGGAGCCGTTCTGGCTTCACAGCCCCCTGCAGAGGCTCATATCTGGGCCGGGAGCTCAGGAAAGACCGGGGGATGGGGCCTGAGAGAGGGTGTCCATGGGAAGGgtattgggtgtgtgtgtaggctaGGGAGAATAGGGCAAGCTGGGATAAGGATTCATACAATGAACGCTGGAAACCACGGTGGGATAGAGACAAGAGGTTGGTCTGGAGCCAAACCTCaggaaacagaaagagaggagggggacTGGGGTTGGGAGATACTGGCGACAGGAGGCGAGGACACCAGTTTGACCATCCTGGCCATCCAATCAAACTCCGGTGCAGTCCAAGTTCTCTCAGTCATCACCGACCACATCTCTAGCATCCGGACATTGACTGCTGTCATGAGTCCAGAAAGAGATGGGGATAGAGGTGAAAAACAACTGTCCCTCTCTGCCCTGCTCATCTCAGCTGGTGGGAGGGCTCAGATGCAGTGTTACCGGCTTTTAATAAGCTGGGATGGACAGATGCAAGTTCCTTCTTGTCAGGTGATCCAGGTTGCCAGTCACCGATTGGACGAACAGTGGGAGAGGAGGCGGAACCGGCACCAGATGGTAAAAACGGACCCAGAAACAAg gtacatgtcagtagcagtgGTGGATGAGGTCACAGACGGTGTTCTCCTGGCTTTGGCCTGCAGTGACGGAGCTGTCAG aTTGTTTTCAGTCAGTGAGGTTATAGGTCATATTGAGTTGCTGTGGGAAAGTTTCTACCACCAGCGCTGTGTGCTCAGTGTCACCGCCTGCAGTCTGGAGGATGGAAAAGGCAACAG gtACAAGCTCTTGTTCAGCGCTGCCACAGATGGGGAAATTGCAGTGTTGGATGTGACCACATCCCTTTCCTCATTGGGCAGCAGTTTAAGTGACAGTCCAACTCCACCAATCCCCTGCCTGAGTATCCCTGCCCACCAAAGTGGTGTCAACTCATTAGCTGTATGGACACATAGAGCTGTACAAGAAGAGGACAGTTGCCTGGTAACTGTTGCCAGCGGAGGAGATGATGGACAACTGACAGTGTCTGTGATTAGAGTGCACTACCCTGAAGGGGCGATAGAGGGCAGCAGACAACCATCACAGTCTCAGGAACAGTCCTCTCAGCAACAAACCAAGTCTCAG ACTCATTCCCCCGtccatctccatctctatctccaCCAACAGTCCCATGTTCCCCTGGCCCATGCTGCCCCTCTTACAGCCCTGAGGCTCCTTTCTCCAGGCTTGCTAACATCCACATCACCCGACCAGCGGCTGTGCATCTGGAGGGTCTCCAGTGCTGGAATCAGCCACTGCGGCACGCTCTATTCACATGTAGCAGATGCTGCGGGACTGGCAGCATGGGAAGAAGAAACAATGGTGAGAGAGATGAGGGAAGGGACGATTAATGATGTGGGTGAGGGAAAGAAGGAGGGCAGGGAGGAGTTGAGGATTAACGTAGGCAGTGGTGCCAAAAGATCGACATTggttggaggagagagagaggtctggGTGAGCTCTAAGGTAGGCTTAGAAGTAGGGGGTAAGACCCCgcaggagagagagggcaagGAAGGGAGTGAGACAGGTGGGGAACTCAATCTTACAGTGGTTAAGATAGAAGAGAAGATGAAGAACACAGTTGCTGAGGATGAATGGGTAGGCAGGACAGCTGGTAAGCTAAGAGATCATACAGGTAGTGAGACTGTCAATAAAACCGTGTGTGTGACAAGATGTGAGGCAAGCAATGAGTCAGTTTGTAAGACCAGAGACCAAGTAATAGGGTTGGCAGTTGGTGAGTCAAACAGGGACACAGATGATAAAATGGGCAGCATGACTTGCAAGACTTCCAATGAGACCAGGGTTAAGAAAGAGAGGATTGGGTGGGTGTTGGTCTGTGGTCAAGGTTTACAGTTAATACAAGTTCAAAACACAGAGACGGATGAAGAGATTGGAACAAAGATGAGAAGAGACAGGACAGTCATGGAGCAGCTTGTTAAAGTGACTTTACCAGAAAACAACATAAGTTGA
- the LOC130108147 gene encoding uncharacterized protein LOC130108147: protein MPGRCKFKDAWLNKDIYKDWLVRDSQNIHVAICIACRKAIKLQTMGEAALTSHAGGAGHQAAVRKLIEGNIQRVNNGEQVNGESIDQVEDNKEQVAICLQLNSMDRMTGDGQTELCHNARTNSISHNSGYQEVTFPSTYINSSGSSMVTGNLLHPSSSHRRADRRPPRPRTAHLSRQEEHQRLQVLEQQEQMNVLEWEQRLKVLEWEQELLREKRKAARQKERAFRMKKNYYKAKLKMMGEEVPLSSSNSSSDEDESKNSGQLRKVIVCLDGTS, encoded by the exons ATGCCCGGGAGATGCAAATTCAAAGATGCCTGGCTCAACAAGGATATTTACAAAGACTGGCTTGTCAGAGACTCGCAAAACATCCACGTAGCCATATGTATAGCTTGTCGCAAAGCAATCAAACTTCAAACTATGGGCGAGGCAGCCCTTACGAGCCATGCAGGGGGAGCTGGGCACCAAGCGGCGGTCCGCAAGCTAATAGAAG gTAACATACAGAGGGTGAATAATGGTGAGCAGGTGAATGGAGAAAGTATCGATCAG GTTGAAGACAACAAAGAACAAGTGGCAATCTGCCTCCAGCTCAACTCCATGGACAGAATGACGGGAGATGGGCAGACTGAACTATGCCACAATGCCAGGACAAACTCCATTTCCCACAATTCAGGATATCAGGAAGTCACGTTCCCATCTACTTACATCAATTCATCAG GCTCGTCCATGGTCACCGGCAACCTCCTCCACCCCTCCTCATCACACCGTCGGGCAGACAGACGCCCGCCTCGCCCTCGCACTGCACACCTCTCCAGACAAGAGGAGCACCAAAGGCTGCAGGTcctggagcagcaggagcagaTGAATGTGCTGGAATGGGAGCAGAGGCTGAAGGTTCTAGAATGGGAACAGGAACTCCTGAGGGAGAAGAGGAAAGCGGCAAGGCAGAAGGAGAGAGCCTTCAGGATGAAGAAAAACTACTACAAGGCCAAGTTGAAGATGATGGGGGAGGAAGTTCCGCTGTCTTCGTCGAATAGCAGTAGCGATGAAGATGAGAGTAAAAACAGCGGCCAGCTGAGGAAAGTGATCGTCTGTTTAGATGGGACAAGCTGA